From the genome of Methylocystis echinoides:
GCATGCTGCGGGTCGAGCCGGCGGGCGCGACACGCGTCCCGCAGACGCGTGGCGACGGGCTCTTCGGGGCCGCGGTTCATCAGCGCCAGATCGAGCCGCTCGAGCAGGTCGAGCTTTTGCTGCCGGGTTAGGGTCGGATGGTCGGAAATATCGTCGGCGGCGCGCACGAAGTCATAGAAGGCCATGATCGGCGCGCGGTTTTGCGGCGCGATCAGAACCGAGGCGACGGGGAAATTCTCGTCGCGATGCGTCTTGCCCGAACTCGTGTCGGCAATGTCGATCATTTACGCAGCCAATGCCCCTCGAGTCCGCGCCGCCCGCCGCCGCAAAGAGCCGGACGGTCACGCAGGCGCCTGGTAACGGCCCTTCCATTCGCCGCCGCGGCCGCGGATGTGCCGCCAGGCCGAGACGGCGGTAAACCACGTATAGCACGCCGCGACCGCCGGCAAAGCGAAGGCGCGCAACGGGGACAGGCCGTAAAAGCGCAGACTGGGCATATAGGCCTGGGCGCCGATCAGCCAGGCCACGAGCGCAATCTCCCGGGTCGGCGATTCGGTGAAGGCGAGGGCCGGAGGCGCGAGATAGACGAGCGCCATGCCGAGGACCGCGCCGGCGAGCAGCAGCGGCGAGTAGTTGAGCTGCGCATAGGCCGAGCGCGTCACCATCCGCTCGATGTCCCTGAGGCGCGGATAGGGTCGCAGGCTGTAGACGTCGTCGGTGAGGCCAAGCCAGATCGGACCCTGCTTCTTCATCAGCGCCCCCAAGGCGCAATCATCGATAAGCGCGTCGCGGATCGCCGGCAGGCCGCCAGCGGCCGCCAGCGCCTCGGGGCGGACGAGCATCACGCCGCCCGCCGCGCCCGCCACCTTGCTCTTGGGATTGTTGACCGCGCGGAAGGGGTAGAGCTTTTGAAAGAAGAAGACGAAGGCCGGGATGAACCATTTTTCGGCGAGGCTCTCGCAGCGCAGCTTGACCATCAGAGAGGAGAGGACCGCCCCACGCGCCGTCGCGCCCGCGACAAGCCGCGAGAGCACATGCGGCTCGAAGGCGATGTCGGCGTCGCAGAAGAGCACGAAGTCCGGCTGCTCGGGCAGGCTGCGAACATAAGTGAAGCCGCGATGCATGGCGGCGATCTTGCCCGTCCATCCCCCGGCGGGGCCGCCGGAGGAGAGGATCGTGAGGCGGTCCGCCGCGGCCTCGGTCTTTGCGGCGGCGCGCGCCCGATCCGCCGTGCCGTCCGTGCTGGCGTCGTCGACGAGCGCGATCTCGAAGCGGCCGGGAAAATTCTGGCGCAGGAGCGAGGCGAGGCTCGTTGCGATGACTTCCGCCTCGTCCCGGGCCGGGACGATGGCGATCACATGAGTTCCCTCCGGGACGCTCGCGCCTTGGGGAACGAATTTGCTGTCGTGTTCGGTCAGCCGCCAGAAGCCGGAATTGAAGATCAGCAGATAGAGCCAGGCGGCGAGCGCGATGAGCGCGATGAGGGTCAGGAGCATGGCGTGCGTCGAGGAATGCTAAAGAGATCAATGCCCGCTCGCGCCTTCTAGCACTCCACGGCGACCCTGGCCAGCGGGTCTCGACGCTCTTTAGTCGTCGCGCAGCCGCCACCCCTCTGGCGTGCGGACATAGCTACGTTTCACGGCGGCCCAGGCGATCCGGTGCGCCGCCTCCTCCTGCCGGGGGTCGCCTTCATGGGCGAAATAGGCGTTGTTGAAGGCGGCGCGGTAAATGTCCTGCGCATGCGGCGGCAGCAGGCGCTGGAGATTTTCGGGCAAGTCGGCGTTGGTCTGGTAGGGCAAGGTCGAAAGGCGGCGCGTCCGGCAGCGACATTGTCACGGACGCGAGGACGCTCCCTTGGTTGAAACAGGGAGACGTTAGAGGAGACCGCCATGAATTACAAAGTCGCGATCATCGCCCTGGGGGTCGGCTTGTTCATCGCCGCAATGATTCCCTACGCCTACAAGCCAAGGTGCTCGACGCCCGATTGCACGCCGGAGGCGCCCTATTTCGGCGAGCGCGGAAGCCGCTAAAGTCCGTGGATCTCCGCCACGATCGCTTCCGCCGCCCGGCGCGGATCGGCGGCGCGGGTGATCGGACGGCCGACCACGATATGGTTGGCGCTCGCCGCGATGGCCTGAGCGGGCGTCATGACGCGCTTCTGGTCGCCGGCGTCGGCGCCCGCGGGACGCACGCCAGGGGTGACGAGGAGCATCTGTGGCCCGACGAGCGGGCGAATCGCGGAGAGCTCCAGCGGCGAGAGAATCAGCCCGTCGACGCCCGCGGCCTTCGCCTGCGCCGCCCGGCGGGCGACGAGATCCGCGACGCCAAAGGCGAAGCCCGCCTCCTGGAGGTCCGCGTCGTCATAGGACGTCATCACCGTCACGGCGAGGAGCTTCAAATCCCCCGCCCCGGCGCGGGCGGCCGCCATCGTTTGCGGATAGGCGTGGATGGTGAGGAAATCCATGCCCATGCGCGCGATTTGGCGCGTCGCGCGCTCGACGGTCGCGCCGATGTCGTGAAGTTTGAGATCGATGAAGACGCGCTTGCCGGCGTCTTTGAGCTCCTGCGCCAGCGCCAGCCCGCCGCCGTAGGCGAGCTCCATCCCGATCTTGTAGAAGGAGACAGCGTCGCCGAGCGTCGTGACGAGCGCGCGCGCGGCCTCGACCGTGTCGACGTCGAGGGCGACGATCAGCCGGTCCCGGGCCTTGTCGTCCATTACGGCCTGCCGCCGTGGCCGGCCTTGCGGTAGCGCCAGACGCGGGCGGGCGGAATGTTCATGAGGATCGGGGCCGAGCCCTTGCCGACATACGCCCCGCTGACGTCATGAGCGTGGAGGGGCATCGGCGATTTGGTGAGGCCGTAGGTGAACTGGATGAAGAGCCCCTCGTCGCCCATCAGTTCGAAAGCCTGATGCAGAAGCGTCACGCGGTCGCGCTCGGGCCGCACGAGCAGCGGCAGGCTCGAGACGACCGTCGCGACGCGGCCGTCGATCCTGCCGTCGAGCGTCTTCCTCAAATTGTAGGCGTCGCCCTGCACGACGCGCACGCCCGGATAGCGCTCGCCGAGCATTTTGCAGAAGCGCCCTTCATATTCGACGAGCACCAGCCGCTCGGGCGCAACGCCGCGCGCAAGCAGCGCCTTGGTGACCGGCCCGGTGCCGGGACCGAGCTCGAGGATCGGTCCGTCGCGTGAGAGGTCGACGAAGCTCGCCATGGTCCGGGCGAGCGCCGGACCCGAGGGAGAAACAGCCCCGATGAGCCGCGGATTTTCGAGCCACTGCTTGATGAAGCGGGCGTTGTCAGCGAGCGAGCTTTTCTGGTCCGGCAAGGGCGGCTTCCCTGAAAAAAGGCTTCTGTGGCCTATACAAACGGCCCCGTTCACGGGGCCGCGGCGCGACAATAGGGGAGGCGCTGGTGAAAGACAACGCGAGGAAGCGTTGCACGAGGTGGCTGGCCTGACGCTCCAGACGCGCGTTCTCGCGCGTCATGGCGGGACCAGGCCATCTGCCCCTATTTTCGCCGCCGGCTCATCTTCGTGCCGACATAGAAACCCGGCGGCTTGCCGCGCACCCATGCGACGAACGACTGAATGTCCTCATGCTCGAGGAGCCGCTCGAAACTGTGATAGCGGTCGCGCAGCTCCTGATCGGTAAACGTCGCGTGGATCTTGCGGTGGCAGATCGCGTGCATCAGCCGCGTTTCTCTGCCCTTATAGCGGCGAGGAACCAGATGATGCTCGGTGATGCGCGCGCCTCCGAGCTCGCGCGCGCATAAGGGACAGGTCTCTCGAATCGGGGCCGACATTGTCGTCGCGCCTATCCTCCGAACAAATCTTTCATCCGCGCGAAGAAGCCATGCTCCTCGGGATGCGTCTCGTGCGAGGACTCCTTCTCGAACTCCAGGAGCAATTCTTTCTGCCGCTTGGTGAGCTTCTGCGGCGTCTCGACGGAAAGCTGCACATGGAGGTCGCCATGCTCGCGGCCGCGCAGCACCGGCATGCCCTTGCCCTTGGCCTTGATCTGCTTGCCGGATTGCGCGCCCTCCGGGACCTTCACCTTGATCTCCGAGCCGTCGATCCCGTGAACCTTGATCTCGCCGCCGAGCGTGGCGCGGACCATGGAGATCGGCACGCGGCAGTAAAGGTCGGCGCCGTCGCGCTGGAAAAAGGGATGCGGCTTGACCGAGAGGAAGATGTAGAGATCGCCCGACGGCCCGCCGCGAACGCCGGCTTCGCCTTCGCCGGCGAGGCGAATGCGCGTCCCGTCTTCGACGCCGGGCGGCACATTGACAGAGAGCGAACGCTCGACCGTCTTGCGGCCGGAGCCCGAACAGGACGGGCAGGGGTTCTCGATGATCTCGCCGCGTCCCTGGCAAGTCGGGCAGGTGCGCTCGATCGCGAAGAAGCCCTGTTGCGCCCGCACCCGGCCATGCCCGGCGCAGGTCGTGCAGGTCTTGGGCTTGGAGCCCTTCTTGGCGCCGGTCCCGGCGCAGGCCTCGCAGGTGGCGGAGGTGGGTATCTTCAGCGAGGCGGTCTTGCCGTTGAAGGCCTCCTCGAGCGTGATCTCCATGTTGTAGCGCAGGTCGGAGCCGCGCTCGCGCCCGCCGGAGCGCCCGCGCCGACCCATGACGTCGCCGAAGAGATCCTCGAAAATATCGGCCATGGAGGCGCCGAAGCCCTCGCCGGCGCCGAAGCCGCCAAAGCCGCCGCCCTGG
Proteins encoded in this window:
- a CDS encoding HNH endonuclease, whose product is MSAPIRETCPLCARELGGARITEHHLVPRRYKGRETRLMHAICHRKIHATFTDQELRDRYHSFERLLEHEDIQSFVAWVRGKPPGFYVGTKMSRRRK
- a CDS encoding glycosyltransferase translates to MLLTLIALIALAAWLYLLIFNSGFWRLTEHDSKFVPQGASVPEGTHVIAIVPARDEAEVIATSLASLLRQNFPGRFEIALVDDASTDGTADRARAAAKTEAAADRLTILSSGGPAGGWTGKIAAMHRGFTYVRSLPEQPDFVLFCDADIAFEPHVLSRLVAGATARGAVLSSLMVKLRCESLAEKWFIPAFVFFFQKLYPFRAVNNPKSKVAGAAGGVMLVRPEALAAAGGLPAIRDALIDDCALGALMKKQGPIWLGLTDDVYSLRPYPRLRDIERMVTRSAYAQLNYSPLLLAGAVLGMALVYLAPPALAFTESPTREIALVAWLIGAQAYMPSLRFYGLSPLRAFALPAVAACYTWFTAVSAWRHIRGRGGEWKGRYQAPA
- the pyrF gene encoding orotidine-5'-phosphate decarboxylase, producing the protein MDDKARDRLIVALDVDTVEAARALVTTLGDAVSFYKIGMELAYGGGLALAQELKDAGKRVFIDLKLHDIGATVERATRQIARMGMDFLTIHAYPQTMAAARAGAGDLKLLAVTVMTSYDDADLQEAGFAFGVADLVARRAAQAKAAGVDGLILSPLELSAIRPLVGPQMLLVTPGVRPAGADAGDQKRVMTPAQAIAASANHIVVGRPITRAADPRRAAEAIVAEIHGL
- a CDS encoding ChaB family protein, producing MPYQTNADLPENLQRLLPPHAQDIYRAAFNNAYFAHEGDPRQEEAAHRIAWAAVKRSYVRTPEGWRLRDD
- the dnaJ gene encoding molecular chaperone DnaJ; this translates as MSKRDYYEVLGISRTATEVEMKIAFRKAAMQCHPDRHPGDTEAEARFKELNEAYQCLCDPQKRAAYDRFGHAAFDQGGGFGGFGAGEGFGASMADIFEDLFGDVMGRRGRSGGRERGSDLRYNMEITLEEAFNGKTASLKIPTSATCEACAGTGAKKGSKPKTCTTCAGHGRVRAQQGFFAIERTCPTCQGRGEIIENPCPSCSGSGRKTVERSLSVNVPPGVEDGTRIRLAGEGEAGVRGGPSGDLYIFLSVKPHPFFQRDGADLYCRVPISMVRATLGGEIKVHGIDGSEIKVKVPEGAQSGKQIKAKGKGMPVLRGREHGDLHVQLSVETPQKLTKRQKELLLEFEKESSHETHPEEHGFFARMKDLFGG
- a CDS encoding rRNA adenine N-6-methyltransferase family protein yields the protein MPDQKSSLADNARFIKQWLENPRLIGAVSPSGPALARTMASFVDLSRDGPILELGPGTGPVTKALLARGVAPERLVLVEYEGRFCKMLGERYPGVRVVQGDAYNLRKTLDGRIDGRVATVVSSLPLLVRPERDRVTLLHQAFELMGDEGLFIQFTYGLTKSPMPLHAHDVSGAYVGKGSAPILMNIPPARVWRYRKAGHGGRP